The Gemmatimonadota bacterium genome has a window encoding:
- a CDS encoding Ldh family oxidoreductase has translation MNRPPEAYIHVDETSLLAFTTACFEKVGLSGHHASIISRLLVNSDLRGVRSHGVRAASGYTRSFAEGHHNPRPSVRVIAESPTAVIVDGDGTLGYWPMVDATEGAIAKARETGLGMGLARHIGHYGSAGHYTRMCMESGCIGFSVQGYRNMGDARGQDPKPQIGYFGNPPLCFGIPAGDEPPIVQDVATRILADYQHSPEFDDLLSRIPAAFFKSIGYGAVATVLGCALAGAALPEADEVETRWPGANHGGMVLAIHIETVIPTADFKKEVDRFVRDVRETYEPMPGYDDALLPGAIEEARVALHREQGIRFGEIEQRTVREMSERLNVPLPWSDRD, from the coding sequence ATGAATCGTCCGCCGGAAGCATACATCCATGTCGATGAAACATCCCTGCTGGCCTTCACGACGGCCTGTTTCGAGAAGGTTGGCCTGTCCGGCCATCATGCTTCGATCATCAGCCGGTTGCTGGTAAACTCCGACCTCAGAGGCGTTCGCAGTCACGGGGTCCGCGCGGCATCCGGCTATACGCGGTCATTCGCCGAGGGGCATCACAATCCACGGCCCAGTGTGCGAGTCATCGCCGAATCACCCACTGCCGTCATCGTGGACGGCGACGGCACGCTCGGATACTGGCCCATGGTGGATGCGACGGAAGGCGCTATCGCAAAGGCCCGTGAAACCGGGCTGGGCATGGGATTGGCCCGGCACATCGGCCATTACGGTTCGGCGGGCCACTACACCCGCATGTGCATGGAGTCGGGCTGTATCGGATTCTCGGTCCAGGGTTACCGCAACATGGGGGATGCCCGCGGCCAGGATCCGAAACCGCAGATCGGTTACTTCGGCAATCCGCCGCTCTGTTTCGGCATTCCGGCGGGCGACGAACCGCCCATCGTGCAGGACGTGGCCACACGCATCCTGGCCGACTATCAGCATTCGCCCGAATTCGACGATCTCCTGTCCCGCATACCGGCCGCCTTCTTCAAGAGCATCGGTTACGGGGCGGTCGCCACGGTCCTGGGATGCGCACTGGCCGGCGCCGCGTTGCCGGAGGCTGATGAAGTTGAGACCCGGTGGCCCGGAGCGAACCACGGCGGCATGGTACTGGCCATTCACATCGAAACGGTGATTCCAACGGCGGATTTCAAGAAGGAAGTCGATCGATTCGTACGGGACGTGAGAGAAACCTACGAGCCCATGCCGGGATACGACGACGCCTTGCTGCCCGGCGCGATCGAAGAAGCGCGTGTGGCACTCCACCGGGAGCAGGGCATCCGGTTCGGCGAGATCGAACAGCGCACCGTACGGGAAATGAGTGAGCGGCTGAACGTACCGTTGCCCTGGAGTGATCGGGACTAA